The Streptomyces sp. NBC_01142 genomic interval AGGTGGTGGCGAAGCTCAAGCAGGCCATCTGCGCGAAGGGCTGACTTCCAGCACACCACGTGAACGAGGGGCCCCGGACTCACAGCAGTCCGGGGCCCCTCGTCACCGCATCGCTCATGGATGGGCCGCAGACGGTCAACAGGGCGGCGGTGCAGCGGCGGGGCCGGAGTCGACGACGTTGCGCACGTTGGTGGAGACGCTCACTTGGCGGTCTCTGCGTCGATCTCGGTGATGAGTCCCTCGACGAGCTCCTTGATCTCGTCGCGGATCGGGCGGACGGCTTCGATGCCCTGGCCGGCCGGGTCTTCCAGCGTCCAGTCGAGATAGCGCTTGCCGGGGAAGACGGGGCAGGTGTCGCCGCAGCCCATGGTGATGCAGACGTCCGAGGCCTTGACCGCATCGACGGTGAGAATCTTGGGGGTCTCGGCCGTGATGTCGATGCCGACCTCGCGCATCGCCGCGACGGCGGCGGGGTTGACCTGTTCGGCAGGGGCGGAGCCGGCGGAGCGGACCTCGATCCGGTCGCCAGCCAGGTGGCTGAGCCAGCCGGCGGCCATCTGGGAGCGGCCGGCGTTGTGGACACAAACGAACAGAACAGACGGCTTCTCGGACATCAGGAGGTCTCTCTTGGTCTCGCGACGAATCAGGCACACGTGACATCAGTACCCGGTGGTGTCAGTCACCACTGATGTGAAAGTATCAGTTCATGATGACGTCAGTCGACACTGACCTGATCCGGGTGCTGGCCGACCCGCTCAGGCTTCAGATCGTTACCCTGCTCGCCCGC includes:
- a CDS encoding arsenate reductase ArsC gives rise to the protein MSEKPSVLFVCVHNAGRSQMAAGWLSHLAGDRIEVRSAGSAPAEQVNPAAVAAMREVGIDITAETPKILTVDAVKASDVCITMGCGDTCPVFPGKRYLDWTLEDPAGQGIEAVRPIRDEIKELVEGLITEIDAETAK